The Primulina eburnea isolate SZY01 chromosome 8, ASM2296580v1, whole genome shotgun sequence genome contains a region encoding:
- the LOC140838094 gene encoding protein NRT1/ PTR FAMILY 7.1-like, which yields METALKGTGAPKVQESRPVNSEDNGKKAGCYKLFISKNTSKGGWGAAFILLVNQGLATLAFFAVGVNLVLFLTRVLEQDNASAANNVSKWTGTVYLCSLIGAFLSDSYWGRYLTCAIFQCIFVVGLVLVSLSSWTLLLKPEGCGDGKQICVPAVTYGSAVFHLAIYMVAFGYGGHQPTVATLGADQFDESNPKQRKSRASFFCYFYFALNTGSLFSNTVLVYYEDTGKWTLGFWAATASAVLALAGFLLGSPCYRNVEPCGNPIPRVMQVFVAANKKWNATLREGEALYEVQGTESSIKGSRKICHTDGFSCLDKAAIETEEDRLGPADPWRLCTVTQIEEAKCIFRMLPIWLCTIIYSVIFTQMASLFVEQGAVMNSQIGKFHLPAASMSAFDICSVLICTGIYSHILVPLAGRLSGNPKGLTELQRMGVGLVIGMLAMVAAGLTELGRLKQVIPGEHISSMHIFWQIPQYVLVGASEVFMYVGQLEFFNGQAPDGIKSFGSSLCMASISLGNFVSSMLVNMVMGITAKDNKPGWIPEDLNTGHMDKFYFLIAALTVVDFVVYVMCAKWYKCVDLEASAAGFDEQEGKLNFKDEVVNKV from the exons ATGGAAACTGCACTAAAG GGAACTGGAGCACCAAAAGTTCAAGAGTCGCGTCCCGTAAATAGCGAAGATAATGGAAAAAAGGCTGGTTGTTATAAACTATTTATCAGCAAGAACACTTCAAAAGGAGGCTGGGGCGCAGCATTTATTTTGCTAG TAAATCAAGGCCTCGCAACTCTAGCTTTCTTTGCTGTTGGGGTTAACTTGGTCTTGTTCTTAACTCGAGTTCTTGAACAAGACAATGCTTCTGCCGCAAATAATGTCAGCAAATGGACCGGCACTGTTTATTTGTGCTCTTTAATAGGAGCATTTCTCAGCGATTCATACTGGGGCCGTTACCTCACCTGTGCAATTTTTCAATGCATATTTGTCGTG GGCTTGGTGCTTGTATCCTTGTCATCCTGGACTTTATTGCTAAAGCCTGAGGGCTGTGGAGATGGCAAGCAAATTTGCGTGCCGGCCGTTACATACGGTTCCGCTGTATTCCACTTGGCTATATACATGGTGGCATTTGGCTACGGTGGCCACCAGCCCACAGTTGCCACCTTAGGAGCCGATCAATTTGATGAGTCAAATCCGAAACAGAGAAAGTCTAGAGCCTCTTTCTTTTGCTACTTCTACTTTGCTCTCAACACCGGCTCTCTGTTTTCAAACACTGTATTAGTGTATTATGAGGATACTGGGAAGTGGACACTTGGTTTCTGGGCGGCTACGGCTTCAGCCGTTTTGGCACTGGCAGGATTTCTTCTAGGTTCGCCTTGTTACCGGAATGTCGAGCCGTGCGGGAACCCGATACCGCGAGTTATGCAAGTCTTTGTTGCTGCAAACAAGAAATGGAATGCTACTCTTAGAGAAGGCGAGGCTTTATATGAGGTTCAAGGGACTGAATCTAGCATCAAAGGAAGTCGAAAAATTTGTCATACCGATGGTTTTTC GTGTCTTGATAAGGCAGCAATAGAGACAGAAGAAGATCGCTTGGGCCCTGCTGACCCCTGGCGCCTCTGTACAGTAACACAAATCGAGGAAGCCAAATGTATCTTCCGAATGCTACCAATATGGCTCTGCACGATCATATACTCGGTAATCTTCACGCAAATGGCCTCACTATTCGTCGAGCAAGGTGCAGTTATGAACTCCCAAATCGGAAAATTCCACCTCCCTGCAGCCAGCATGTCGGCTTTCGACATCTGCAGCGTGCTCATCTGCACAGGAATATACAGCCACATCCTGGTCCCTTTGGCCGGCAGACTGAGCGGAAACCCCAAAGGCCTAACCGAGCTCCAGCGCATGGGCGTAGGACTCGTGATCGGCATGCTAGCCATGGTCGCTGCAGGCTTAACAGAACTCGGCAGGCTCAAACAAGTGATACCCGGAGAGCATATCAGCTCAATGCACATATTCTGGCAGATTCCGCAATACGTTCTAGTCGGGGCCTCGGAAGTTTTTATGTACGTGGGGCAGCTGGAATTCTTTAACGGACAGGCCCCGGATGGGATCAAGAGCTTCGGGAGCTCGCTGTGCATGGCGTCGATTTCGTTAGGGAACTTCGTGAGCAGCATGCTGGTGAACATGGTAATGGGAATCACTGCAAAAGATAACAAGCCTGGTTGGATTCCAGAGGATTTGAACACGGGGCATATGGACAAGTTTTATTTTCTGATTGCAGCGCTAACTGTTgtggattttgtggtttatgTGATGTGCGCCAAGTGGTATAAATGCGTGGATCTTGAGGCAAGTGCTGCTGGTTTTGATGAACAAGAGGGGAAGTTGAATTTCAAGGATGAAGTTGTGAATAAAGTTTGA